The nucleotide sequence AAATGCAGACATGGATAAAAGTGAGGAAGAACTTTAACATTGGAGACATTGTCCTGGTGGTTGACCTCACCTCTCTTTGGGTGTCATGGTTATTAGGCAGAATACTGGAGACCAAGCCTGATGCAAGAGGTCTTTTCTGCTCAGTGGAGCTCCGGGTTTAATCCTAGGCTCTGTAGGCTGCAAACGTTAGCCTACGGAGAATAGTGTCTTGCTAATCAGTggtgttcttttttatttgatgactttttttgatgGATTTAAACTTAAGTTGTGACTGAATCATGAGCGTCCATGCTTTTCCATCTCTATCATATAAATGGCACTGTGATGATACCATTATTGTTATAGTCATGTGTGCTACATAAACATCATTGATGATAATGACATTTCTGATGATGTATTAGGGTTAGGATTAGGGCTGGGGTGGCAACAAGGCACAGGAAAATGAGGGAGCAGGTAAAACGAAGAAATTGGATTGGGCCTAAGACTTTAGTCATTGAAAGCCTATATTCAAGCTGTCCACATCCTAGAGACTGAGGAATGACAGGTCGTCCTTCTGAAGATCACAGACATCAATAAGAGATGTAATGTGTaaatttgttattgtttttttctttttttcggAATGCATTGGTTTGTCATTTATTTAGTGGCTCCTTTtttgtaattaattaaaaaaaaattcattctATAGAGAGCAATTAGGGGCCGGTGTGTAGGAGTGTCATTTAAGTTTATTTCTATTCACATAAATTATTGATTTTTCTACATTTGTGCATGCAAGTGGGCACCCTCAACAGTTGGTGAGGGTACAAGGAAGCAGATACTGTCATTGATCTCAGCCTTAACCACCGCAAATGAATGAAACCTGCAAAATATAAGGGCACTAAAATGACTTCATCTTGTTTTctcactttgtttgttttgcaataAATTCTAAGCAACAGTCAATGTGATCACTCTTTGGAATCATTTTTTGAAAAGAAGGAAGTTGCAGCTACGCTATATTTAAGACGTACAGGCACTATACTACAGGAAAATACTTTCAGACCACTTGAGGGAGCAACAGCTGAGTCCATGCCCCAGAATCACTCCAGTAGCCTCCCCAGAATTTCAACTCAAATTGCAGGGCCCAATGTTGTGATGGTAAGATCAGCTCCAGGTCCAAGTTGACCAATATaacatttacaaaatatttttgcatgGATTATGGAAACTGATGGAAACAATGTGTTGTAGGGATAAAATGCCAAATTGActtatggctaagccacgcccccctccactcactcggacaaactatcaacatttaGTGACGGGgtgctatggcaggtgtcacagtacatggcatttcgcaggaggcaattgatgattttttccggacataacgatcagatgtcattgagaagtaaccaaaagggcctaaactacgcattggagggatatattcatcattttattgttgagaaggtcgattaaaagcttaaattacaagccaaaatttacaggtcacagtgtacgcttgtgaaccgcatctcgttgccgtccccatcaaagacaacaagttagcttggctcagaatatgagaaaaggataacggcctttttaccatctttaccaagagtgtctctccgttagtttggtgctacagtatttacactgaatcattcagcataacgtttgccaatctttgttatctctgccattacagataagttaatgaagctaagctccagaagttaacgttagcttaactagagccctttggacaacagctaacaatgatgtacgatcaccaaagtacaaaactagaacaaaataggctaatgaactcccagcaaacaaggtgacatgatgaacaacgcagctaggagctaacgttaggctaactttagctaacgttagctagagatgttaaagataactttatatttctttccagcaaagtgacaatatgttgcctcaaacacaatgttgacttaccttagaacagatgtagacatcattgttaatcttattcacgttgagttgatgttgtggtctaacgttaccacacaactttatccaaaggagacacttttctcggttgagatgtggtttaaagtgtaaaaaatacacctcgtcgcccagcctctcaggataccttgtgtctgagttgcatgtaccccatgcacacagtttgaccatttttaaacttcaaatttccgaaaaagctcataaaaccaaacacaactgactttctgtaatacatttcaatgaacgtccaggcagagaatgtccgagtgtatgggaatggctatatgcactgtgattggctcatcgcgtttgagggcggggcttagccataggttaGTTACTGGCAAAGAACAGGGGTCTTTGCAGTAGTAGATCCTGATATGGGCTGAATGGGCGTTTACCCAGGGCGGCACTTTGTCAAGAAGTGTGGGGGGGGCGGCAGGAGTggcaagtgctggaatttgtaatttacgtgacaacgcctgaacgcaacacaggctccgccccAACTGACTGTATGTTCAGtgctgtgctgcgctgctgtgtgagctgcgtgttacacactgtccataacaataattatgtcaggtaacaaactgttGGCACCATAGGGGGGGTGTTGCCCAGGGCACCATTTAGGCTAGAACCGCCACTGGGtctttggttaaaaaaacaaaacaaacaaacaaaaaccaagcACCAGTATATCCCAAGTAAGTGTAGAAAGAAACTGGAATCACCACCTCATAGTTGTATGCTTCAAAGAACCGGTCAGGTTGcaattacagtttacatccatgtctgtgaaaacatgggtGCTTCAAACACCTCTTTAccctggcagcacagatgatctatacaatcagcacagtttcagggTGGACACCCACGGTTAGTGctaccaattcagtatctgaccaaatgtcgcCTCTTCTCCTCACAGAGAAGTTGGcatttgaccttttagatatataattaatcattttgtcatgttagacatttgtgtgaaattttgtcaaagctaaaaaatcttgttttgtgACGtaacctctgaccaccaaattctaatcagttaattgctgtgtccaagtggacgtttgggccaaatttgaagaaattccctcaaggtgttcttgagatatagtGTTCACATGAAATGAGACGGCCccaaggtcacagtgagcttgacctttgacctatgaccatcGAACTCTAATCCGTTCATctttgagttcaagtggatgtttttgccaaattctaagaaattcccttgaggcgtttttgagatatcacgttcatgacAATAGGAGGGATGAATGGACAGATGGAATACCCAGAAACATAATACCTCCGACCAAGGCAATCGCTGGCGCAAAAAATTTAATAGTGCTGTTAATTATTGTGCACTGTCTCTATTGATATAATAGATATGAGAGGAAAATATCAGTGGTTTGAAAGTTGTCTGAAGAGACTTTGCCATTGTGATGTGAACAGATGACTGAAATGCTACAAAAAATCCCTTCGGACTTATTGCTGCTTGCATCCTAGCAGCGGGCAGAGATAAAGTTTCCACTGCCACTTCTGTCTGGAGCATTAGAGGTGAGACGCTTCATCTGTCAAAGCTCTTTTTTATCGAGCTGatcatgtgttgttttgtgaaaGTTTTATTATTACAAATACCTGTGTTGAACCTTAAAACTTAATATTTTGTTGGCTGatgtttgtagtttttaaaCTATTATAGGAAACACAACAGACTGAGGATCTTTTCAGTAGATATCTAAATTGTCTGCTTTACTGGTAATGCACATAAAGGATCATCATGCTGTAGGACTACCTAATCTCAATACAAGCATAAAGATGTAACATTTTACTGCTATTATACCAACATTACATCATCAGTTTATTTGTGAAATTGTATTTAAGCTTTCCCCATGCTGTGGGAAAACAGTTGACTTTGATCTGTTTATCATATACAAGCTGTGACAAGTAATGATGTAGGATGATAATTCAataattaacatgtttattagCTGGTTCTGCAGGTGGTACATTTATATTTGGATGAATGGATTTGTGCACACATTTCTATGTAAGTACAACAGGTAAGGAAAACGTGATTCTTATTTTACTTAACTAAAATGTAATTGTACTGAATGTTGTCTTGGGCCAgttttagcctttatttaaaTTCTCCTTTCTTTTACTTTATCTTCTTTCACtctcttctgttttttctttgaatCCATCTTTTATTTTAACTCTATAATGCAGACATGAGGAGCAACAGGAGCCCAAGTGACTGTATGTAATACTGTTTATATCACTGAATGcactcaaacagaaatgtcaggTCGGTGGTGCATGTAGTAAATGTGGGAATTAAGTTTTTCCCCCCAGtcttatttttcaaaaattacTTCTAGTTACTTGAATCTTTCAAGGTAAACTGAATATTGTCAGGTACAGCTGTTATGAGTATCTTAAGCAActtacatgcatgcatgtgtgttttatgtctgATTAAAGCGTGTGGTAAAATAAGATTGTTTGCTTCAGACAATTTAATCTCATTTACTGCACCTCAGTCTGTTTTTCACCCTCCGTCTTTCCCTCCATCACTCTCATTTCTCTTCATCCAGCTGTGTTGTTATGCAGACATGGAGAGCAACAGCAGCCTGAATCCTTTATACTTTCAGCTCACTCTGTTTGCAGACTATGGGCCCCTCAGATATCTGTTCTTCAGTCTGTGCCTGTTGGTCTACATGACTATAATCTCTGCTAACATTGTCATTGCTGTCACAGTCTGCCTACACAAGTCCCTGCATCAGCCCATgttcattttcatctgcagtctgTCTTTTAACTCTCTGTACGGCTCAGCCGGCTTCTTCCCCAGGTTTCTGATGGACATTCTGTCTGACACTCATTTCATCTCACGTCCATTGTGTTTCATTCAGATGTATGTTATTTCCACCTATGCAGCATTTGAGTTTACCATCCTCGGTGTCATGGCCTATGACAGATTTGTTGCTATTTGCCAGCCCTTACACTATCACAGTAAAATGACGTTAAGGATGGTGCAACATCTTTTGGTCTTTGCCGTGTTCTACCCTGCACTTGCATGTGGGTTTTGTCTCTATCTTACTGTTCGATTACCGTTGTGTGGAAATAAACTGCACAAGCTTTTCTGTTCAAACTGGCCGGTGGTGCAGCTCTCTTGCATGGACACAACTGTGAACAACATAGCAGGTCAGCTTGTTGCGATGTCAACCATCTTCATCCCCCTATTCTTCATCCTGTACACCTACCTGCGCATTCTGCTGGTCTGCAGGAGAAGCTCATCTGAAATCAGAGGAAAGGCTGCACAAACGTGCCTTCCTCACATAGTGACATTAATTAACTATACTCTATCTATATTCTGTGAAATGTCATTGAGGCGATTTGAGGCTGATAAAATGAATCCAGTGttcacagttgttttgtctttagAGTATTTAACCATTCCACCCATCAATAACCCTCTAGTTTACGGCCTGAGTCTGCCTCAAATAAAAGGAGtgatttttagattttttaagAAAAGTCCTGCTGCCAAAATGTAAAACTCAATATGCACGTAAAGCAAACAATAAAGCTTTAAAGTACAAAACATGCTTCTGGAATATGCTCAGTATATTCATCCTTGGGTTTTGTTTGCTATCACATTCATTTTAAGGAGACCTATGAATAGAATAAATGTAATCGTAAATAGATAATCTTGAACCATAACTATGATATTAACAAGTTGTAAATGCATGGTTCAACTCACAGTTGCACaggctaaaataaaaaaagaaatctccaacactcacattGTGGGTTGATTTTTGTctcaaatgtaatatatttctcaaacattaaatgtaaatgcTGGTTAGACCAAGTGCTGCTTTTTCTGACATATTGTAGGTGTTTCAGgattttaggtgtgttttgtgGCAATTTGGATGCTGAATGTCTCACAATGTTTTTAACTTAGTCTGTTagtctgtctttattttgtgttttaattattttttgtgttgtgaACTAGTTGCCCTTTGTAATTACAATAACACTACCacttacatttctgcaaacccaAACCATaattttttccctaaccttaaccaatgTGCTTTTTTGCATAAACCCAACCATTCGCAGGATTCAGGATGTGACCCCTG is from Epinephelus moara isolate mb chromosome 7, YSFRI_EMoa_1.0, whole genome shotgun sequence and encodes:
- the LOC126393461 gene encoding olfactory receptor 51I2-like; translation: MSILSNLHACMCVLCLIKACGKIRLFASDNLISFTAPQSVFHPPSFPPSLSFLFIQLCCYADMESNSSLNPLYFQLTLFADYGPLRYLFFSLCLLVYMTIISANIVIAVTVCLHKSLHQPMFIFICSLSFNSLYGSAGFFPRFLMDILSDTHFISRPLCFIQMYVISTYAAFEFTILGVMAYDRFVAICQPLHYHSKMTLRMVQHLLVFAVFYPALACGFCLYLTVRLPLCGNKLHKLFCSNWPVVQLSCMDTTVNNIAGQLVAMSTIFIPLFFILYTYLRILLVCRRSSSEIRGKAAQTCLPHIVTLINYTLSIFCEMSLRRFEADKMNPVFTVVLSLEYLTIPPINNPLVYGLSLPQIKGVIFRFFKKSPAAKM